In the Malus domestica chromosome 16, GDT2T_hap1 genome, one interval contains:
- the LOC103402865 gene encoding transmembrane emp24 domain-containing protein p24delta9, with translation MVGLRLLLAAVISGFLLSTSESLRFELQSGHTKCIVEDIKTNAMTVGKYSVVNPNEGQPMPDSHKLTVRVTSHHGNNYHYSQLVESGQYAFVAAEEGDYMACFWAPDHKPQTTLTIEFDWKTGVAAKDWSNVAKKGTVDGMELELRKLLDTVTSIHEEMSYLRGREEEMQDLNRTTNSRMATLSLLSLFVCLAVAGMQLWHLKTFFEKKKLI, from the exons ATGGTCGGATTGCGCCTTCTGCTTGCTGCCGTAATCTCAGGGTTCTTATTATCTACATCCGAATCTCTGCGGTTCGAGCTGCAATCCGGTCACACGAAATGCATCGTCGAAGACATCAAAACCAACGCCATGACCGTCGGAAAATACAGCGTCGTCAACCCCAACGAGGGTCAGCCCATGCCCGATTCCCACAAATTGACCGTCCGG gTGACGTCTCACCACGGGAACAACTATCACTACTCGCAGCTGGTGGAATCGGGGCAGTATGCGTTTGTGGCGGCGGAGGAGGGAGATTACATGGCTTGCTTCTGGGCGCCGGATCACAAGCCCCAGACGACGTTGACCATTGAATTCGATTGGAAAACCGGCGTCGCCGCCAAAGACTGGTCCAATGTCGCTAAGAAAGGCACCGTTGAC GGAATGGAATTAGAGCTTAGGAAGTTGCTCGATACGGTTACGTCCATTCACGAGGAGATGTCCTATCTCCGTGGAAG GGAAGAAGAGATGCAGGACCTCAACAGAACAACGAACTCGAGGATGGCCACGTTGAGTCTTCTTTCGCTTTTTGTTTGCTTAGCAGTCGCAGGTATGCAGTTGTGGCACCTCAAGACCTTCTTCGAGAAGAAGAAGCTTATCTAA
- the LOC103425472 gene encoding rhamnogalacturonan I rhamnosyltransferase 1-like, whose product MEVRSEGGLQVRCDKIPAPVIGRTRLQVWFIRVCSSLFLWTCLVQLVAVGELWHPRLVSNITHRISEITQLPLPAVPSPPPLLPARNYTSNGFLRVSCNGGLNQMRAAICDMVTVARLLNLTLVVPELDKTSFWADPSNFEDIFDVRHFIDSLRDEVRIVRRLPKMFSRKYGYKPLQMPPISWSNEKYYLEQILPLISKHKVVHFNRTDARLANNLIPPDLQKLRCRVNFQALKFTPEIEALGYKLVRILQEKGPYVALHLRYEMDMLAFSGCTHGCTEEEADELKRLRYAYPWWREKEIVSEEKRSQGLCPLTPEESALILQALGFSTDTQIYIAAGDIYGSERRLGRLRAAFPQIVKKETLLAPEELRQFQNHSSQMAALDFIVAVASNTFVPTYDGNMAKLVEGHRRYLGFKKSILLDRKRLVELLDLHLNGTRSWNEFSDAVRSIHEKRMGQPTRRRVIADRPKEEDYFYANPQECLCEEPNCDDLLSPGNSSKTG is encoded by the exons ATGGAGGTTAGATCTGAGGGCGGTTTACAGGTGCGATGCGATAAGATTCCAGCGCCGGTGATTGGGCGGACGCGGTTGCAGGTGTGGTTCATTCGGGTGTGTTCGAGCTTGTTTCTGTGGACGTGTTTGGTCCAGTTAGTGGCGGTTGGGGAGCTATGGCATCCGCGTTTGGTCTCCAATATAACCCATCGGATATCCGAAATCACGCAGCTGCCACTTCCTGCGGTTCCCTCGCCGCCGCCTCTTCTCCCCGCCA GAAATTATACAAGTAATGGGTTTCTTAGAGTTTCCTGCAACGGGGGCTTGAATCAAATGCGTGCTGCG ATTTGTGACATGGTCACTGTTGCCCGGCTTTTAAATCTTACATTGGTTGTTCCAGAGCTCGATAAGACATCTTTCTGGGCTGATCCTAG TAATTTTGAGGATATCTTTGATGTAAGACATTTCATTGATTCACTGCGAGATGAAGTTCGAATTGTCAGAAGACTTCCAAAAATGTTTAGTAGAAAATATGGATATAAGCCGCTCCAGATGCCTCCTATTAGTTGGTCAAACGAAAAATACTACCTGGAACAG ATTTTGCCACTTATTAGCAAGCATAAGGTGGTGCACTTTAACAGAACAGATGCACGTTTGGCAAACAATTTGATACCTCCTGATCTTCAGAAACTCCGGTGTCGTGTTAATTTCCAGGCACTGAAGTTCACTCCCGAGATCGAGGCTTTAGGGTACAAATTGGTTCGTATACTTCAAGAAAAGGGACCTTATGTGGCTTTGCATCTAAGGTACGAGATGGACATGTTGGCTTTCTCAGGTTGTACTCATGGCTGCACTGAGGAAGAAGCTGACGAGCTCAAACGATTAAG ATACGCATATCCTTggtggagagagaaagagatagtgTCTGAAGAGAAGAGATCTCAAGGTCTGTGTCCTCTAACACCCGAGGAGAGTGCATTAATTTTGCAAGCTTTGGGTTTTAGTACGGACACACAAATCTATATAGCAGCTGGTGATATTTATGGTAGTGAAAGGAGACTGGGCCGGCTACGAGCTGCATTTCCACAGATT GTTAAGAAGGAAACGCTTCTTGCTCCGGAGGAGTTGCGACAGTTTCAGAATCATTCATCTCAAATGGCAGCTTTGGATTTTATAGTTGCGGTAGCTAGTAATACTTTTGTTCCTACATATGATGGGAACATGGCGAAACTTGTTGAGGGTCATCGAAG ATACCTTGGGTTTAAAAAAAGCATCTTGCTGGATAGGAAAAGACTTGTGGAGTTGTTGGACTTGCATCTTAATGGAACACGTTCATGGAATGAATTTTCAGATGCTGTGCGATCCATACACGAGAAAAGAATGGGACAGCCAACTCGACGCAGAGTTATTGCAGACAGGCCGAAGGAGGAAGACTATTTTTATGCAAATCCGCAGGAGTGCCTCTGCGAGGAACCAAATTGCGACGACTTGCTTAGCCCTGGCAACTCAAGTAAAACCGGGTGA